A genome region from Anastrepha obliqua isolate idAnaObli1 chromosome 4, idAnaObli1_1.0, whole genome shotgun sequence includes the following:
- the LOC129244934 gene encoding uncharacterized protein LOC129244934 isoform X2: MGWRNANSNNYNRNRSFSEPDLTNPCKLLNRFTIKYPHEYISIDDLKFFRRKAYPPDFHTRSIICLQSSDEPALPFSSLKSEYKRQFRDLKFYLRPNLLRQSTSLHLEGLMQDKSEHQEQFHWYTSDDLEFCRSIPAKNSENLFMTGDINMEPEYRSSYISYPMVDRTTKILPREVFRLDPDPINKKLQPTAEGAIATKKSVDNKISRQLAARNLQICHPQHCVPETKYNTNPSEYKHQFVQFPIEKAHSIPQISNLKIQGKFGGVPEYQDCFKMYENYSKSAPIKKVDNLRVSGAEVIEKMNDNTKVPEYREKFREPPKNVSKEKPLKTYDHLHLNGQFSKDIPEYYESFRDPQIRQMPERGKCREPYLRFKGKIEFNPEYRNTFLDFPRSRPIVCKPTSTFRLPTTSAISNTVAMKSTKKSPCRKFKSSSPQRVECNEVVPITDITITPEYRRAHYQYQLRERTSASKPKVEKIGEASIGHASKTKYASIVAQRKISESSDTSNKPLYMQKRRTSSHRQANMGYQYGIGGPTSCATKKVPKFGRRASVLQNTSNLETGFGQDNDESFVVLNEPCKQSHWMKKSWYES; this comes from the exons ACTTCCACACACGGAGCATAATTTGTCTGCAGTCAAGTGATGAACCAGCGCTTCCATTTAGTTCCCTTAAATCTGAGTACAAGCGGCAATTTcgagatttaaaattttatttgaggcCAAACCTTTTAAGACAATCTACATCATTGCATTTAGAAGGCTTAATGCAAGATAAATCAGAACATCAGGAGCAATTTCATTGGTATACGTCAGATGACTTAGAATT ctGCCGTTCAATTCCTgctaaaaattccgaaaacttaTTTATGACCGGGGATATAAATATGGAACCCGAATATCGTTCATCCTATATATCCTACCCAATGGTGGATCGCACTACAAAAATACTACCCCGTGAGGTATTTCGTCTGGATCCCGacccaataaataaaaaactccaGCCAACAGCAGAGGGAGCGATTGCAACCAAGAAATCTGTCGATAATAAAATATCACGTCAGCTTGCCGCTCGTAATCTTCAAATATGCCACCCTCAGCACTGTGTCCCAGAGACGAAATACAACACTAACCCATCTGAGTACAAACACCAATTCGTGCAATTTCCTATCGAGAAAGCACACTCCATACCACAAATAAGTAATCTTAAAATACAAGGTAAATTTGGGGGCGTGCCAGAGTATCAAGACTGTTTTAAAATGTATGAGAACTATTCGAAGAGCGCGCCTATAAAAAAAGTTGACAATTTACGTGTATCTGGTGCTGAAGTGATAGAAAAAATGAATGATAACACTAAAGTGCCAGAGTATCGTGAGAAATTCCGTGAACCaccaaaaaatgtgtcaaaAGAAAAGCCACTTAAAACCTATGACCATTTACATTTAAACGGTCAATTTTCGAAAGATATACCGGAATATTACGAAAGCTTTCGTGATCCGCAGATTAGACAGATGCCGGAACGTGGCAAATGTCGGGAACCATATCTACGCTTCAAAGGTAAAATAGAATTTAACCCCGAATATCGCaacacttttttagattttccaCGTTCACGTCCAATCGTGTGCAAACCAACCTCCACATTTCGTCTACCAACCACATCGGCTATATCCAATACGGTGGCTatgaaaagtacaaaaaaatcgCCGTGTCGCAAATTTAAATCATCTTCCCCGCAAAGAGTCGAATGTAATGAAGTTGTACCCATTACGGATATCACCATAACCCCGGAGTATCGACGTGCTCATTACCAGTATCAGTTACGCGAGCGCACTTCTGCGAGCAAACCAAAAGTGGAGAAAATAGGGGAAGCTAGCATTGGACATGCATCCAAAACTAAATATGCATCAATTGTAGCGCAACGCAAAATTTCCGAGTCATCGGACACGTCCAACAAACCTTTATATATGCAGAAACGACGTACTTCGAGCCATCGCCAAGCAAACATGGGATACCAATATGGCATAGGTGGACCTACTAGTTGTGCAACGAAAAAGGTGCCAAAATTTGGTAGACGTGCTTCTGTGCTGCAAAACACATCTAATTTGGAAACTGGATTTGGGCAAGATAACGACGAGTCTTTTGTGGTGCTTAATGAACCATGTAAGCAGTCGCACTGGATGAAGAAATCGTGGTATGAATCATAA